One window from the genome of Natrialba magadii ATCC 43099 encodes:
- a CDS encoding GTPBP1 family GTP-binding protein, with product MSRDRALLERALDRGEQDGGSVEFKERLSRDVHLESGRRESLAAQLRHRLLSGDGEATYVVGVTDDGGLAGVNPTTFSETMDVLSLLAEEADAHIDDVQTWGINQGLVGVATINEGSVLETDDEHVVVGTAGHVDHGKSTLVGSLVTGNPDDGDGATRSYLDVQPHEVERGLSADLSYAVYGFDEDGPVRVRNPNRKADRAGVVEEADRLVSFVDTVGHEPWLRTTIRGLVGQKLDYGLLVVAADDGPTRTTREHLGVLLATELPTIVAITKTDAVSDERVEDVEREVERLLREVEKSPLRVARHGVDTALEEIGERVVPIVETSAITMDGLDTLDELFDHLPKTSQDTGEFRMYVDRSYSVTGVGAVASGTVKSGEVEAGDELLIGPMPDGRFQEVEVRSIEMHYHRVDQAQAGRIVGIALKGIKESAIERGMVLLPRDADPDPVREFEAEVMVLNHPTRIGDGYEPVVHLETIGEAAAFHPDEGRLLPGDTGETTVRFKFRPYLVEEGQKFVFREGRSKGVGTVTDVQPLE from the coding sequence ATGAGCCGTGACCGGGCTCTTCTCGAGCGAGCCCTGGACCGTGGCGAACAGGACGGTGGCAGCGTCGAATTCAAGGAACGGCTTTCACGTGACGTTCATCTCGAGAGTGGGCGACGCGAGAGCCTGGCGGCCCAGCTTCGACACCGATTGCTCTCCGGTGACGGAGAGGCGACGTACGTCGTCGGCGTGACGGACGATGGCGGACTCGCCGGGGTCAATCCCACTACCTTCTCCGAGACGATGGATGTTCTCTCGTTGCTCGCCGAGGAGGCTGACGCTCACATCGACGATGTCCAGACCTGGGGCATTAATCAGGGACTCGTCGGCGTCGCGACGATCAACGAAGGCAGCGTCCTCGAGACGGACGACGAACACGTCGTCGTCGGTACGGCGGGGCACGTCGACCACGGCAAAAGTACGCTCGTGGGCTCACTCGTCACCGGAAACCCGGACGACGGTGACGGGGCGACGCGATCGTATCTCGACGTCCAGCCCCACGAAGTCGAGCGTGGGCTCTCGGCGGACCTCTCCTACGCAGTCTACGGCTTCGACGAGGACGGTCCCGTCCGCGTTCGCAACCCGAACCGGAAGGCAGACCGCGCAGGCGTGGTCGAAGAGGCGGATCGGCTGGTCTCGTTCGTCGACACCGTCGGCCACGAGCCGTGGCTCCGAACGACGATTCGCGGCCTCGTCGGGCAGAAACTCGACTACGGACTGCTGGTCGTCGCCGCCGATGACGGACCGACCCGAACGACTCGAGAGCATCTTGGCGTCCTGCTCGCGACCGAACTCCCGACGATCGTCGCAATTACGAAAACTGACGCGGTCAGCGACGAACGCGTCGAGGACGTCGAACGCGAAGTCGAGAGACTCCTTCGGGAGGTCGAAAAGTCACCGCTTCGCGTCGCCCGCCACGGCGTCGACACCGCACTCGAGGAGATCGGCGAACGCGTCGTTCCGATCGTCGAGACCAGCGCGATCACGATGGACGGCCTCGACACGCTCGACGAACTCTTCGACCATCTCCCCAAGACCTCACAGGACACCGGCGAGTTCCGGATGTACGTCGACCGCAGCTACTCGGTGACCGGCGTCGGCGCGGTCGCCTCGGGAACTGTCAAGTCCGGCGAGGTCGAGGCCGGCGACGAACTCCTGATCGGGCCGATGCCGGACGGCCGCTTCCAGGAGGTCGAAGTCCGTTCGATCGAGATGCACTACCACCGGGTCGACCAGGCACAGGCCGGCCGCATCGTCGGCATCGCGCTCAAGGGTATCAAAGAGAGCGCAATCGAACGCGGCATGGTCCTCCTTCCGCGAGACGCCGACCCGGATCCGGTCCGCGAGTTCGAGGCCGAAGTCATGGTGCTCAACCACCCGACCCGGATCGGCGACGGCTACGAACCCGTCGTCCACCTCGAGACGATCGGCGAGGCGGCCGCGTTCCACCCCGACGAAGGCCGACTCCTGCCGGGCGATACGGGCGAAACCACTGTCCGATTCAAGTTCCGCCCGTACCTCGTCGAGGAGGGCCAGAAGTTCGTCTTCCGCGAGGGCCGGAGCAAGGGCGTTGGAACGGTCACTGACGTCCAGCCACTCGAGTAG
- the mch gene encoding methenyltetrahydromethanopterin cyclohydrolase — MESLNRMAIELVDEALEYAEELNIGGYDLDNESTVLDFGLEFDGGIEAGLLLTEIQTAGLATPSYELGELGGATMPYVELATDQPALSLLCSQKAGWELITEDFEGLGSGPARALVAEEEEFRRVGYTDAFDLTALAVETEEDPTESASEQVAELAEVETSSVFLLAYPTASLAGSITNAARAAELATFRLAELGYDLRDIVSATGRAPVAPVPGEERTAIARTNDAIAYGGSAHITVREDADIFDSVPSTAADEHGRPFGEIFDDLDWDFEEVPSDLFAPATVTIDVLGGPTYVHGERDEELVAESFDL; from the coding sequence ATGGAGAGTCTCAACCGAATGGCGATCGAGTTGGTCGACGAGGCCCTCGAGTACGCCGAGGAACTCAACATCGGTGGGTACGATCTCGACAACGAGTCGACTGTGCTCGACTTCGGACTCGAGTTCGACGGCGGTATCGAGGCAGGACTGTTGCTGACGGAGATCCAGACGGCGGGGCTGGCGACGCCGAGTTACGAACTGGGCGAACTCGGTGGGGCGACGATGCCGTACGTCGAGCTCGCGACCGATCAGCCGGCGCTTTCGTTGCTCTGTTCGCAGAAGGCCGGCTGGGAGCTCATCACAGAGGACTTCGAGGGGCTCGGGAGCGGGCCTGCACGGGCGCTCGTCGCCGAAGAAGAGGAATTCCGCCGCGTCGGCTATACGGACGCGTTCGATCTGACGGCGCTCGCCGTTGAGACGGAAGAAGACCCGACCGAATCGGCGTCTGAACAGGTCGCTGAACTCGCTGAAGTCGAGACGAGCAGCGTCTTCCTGCTTGCCTATCCGACAGCGAGCCTCGCCGGCAGTATCACGAACGCTGCGCGTGCGGCCGAGCTCGCGACGTTCCGGCTCGCCGAACTGGGCTACGATCTGCGTGATATCGTCTCGGCGACGGGCCGCGCGCCGGTCGCCCCCGTGCCGGGCGAGGAACGGACGGCAATCGCGCGCACAAACGACGCGATCGCCTACGGTGGCTCGGCACACATCACCGTTCGCGAGGACGCGGACATCTTCGACTCGGTGCCGTCGACGGCCGCTGACGAGCATGGCCGGCCGTTTGGCGAAATCTTCGACGACCTCGACTGGGACTTCGAGGAGGTCCCCTCGGATCTGTTCGCGCCCGCGACGGTGACCATCGACGTGCTCGGGGGCCCAACCTACGTTCACGGCGAGCGCGACGAGGAACTCGTTGCGGAGTCGTTCGATCTCTGA
- a CDS encoding HAD family hydrolase, translating into MTETYDTDVVCFDLDDTLCTYSQDGDEVLSAAFERAGVSQCWDIDAYYDHYRDYLADSTDILDLRRQCFGDLTVAAGHDRAAGEAVADAFEELRDQERIEPLPGARQVVDQLATEYRLGLITNGPPEMQRTKLEAIGLDDRFETVVCAGYDTAPKPAAEPFDLALEQLESSPERAVYIGNSLSSDVAGARTAGLRSVWIPATGDVPPQPTPEPSHTLGSLEELATPPW; encoded by the coding sequence GTGACTGAGACGTACGACACCGACGTCGTCTGTTTCGATCTCGACGACACGCTATGTACCTACAGCCAGGATGGCGACGAGGTGCTCTCGGCGGCGTTCGAGCGCGCCGGTGTCTCGCAGTGTTGGGACATCGACGCGTACTACGACCACTACCGCGACTACCTGGCAGACAGTACGGACATTCTCGACCTTCGTCGGCAGTGTTTCGGCGACCTGACCGTCGCCGCGGGCCACGACCGTGCAGCAGGCGAGGCAGTCGCGGATGCGTTCGAAGAACTTCGCGACCAGGAACGCATCGAACCCTTGCCAGGGGCACGGCAGGTTGTCGACCAACTCGCCACGGAGTACCGACTCGGCCTGATCACCAACGGTCCACCCGAGATGCAGCGGACGAAACTCGAGGCGATCGGTCTCGACGACCGATTCGAGACCGTCGTCTGCGCCGGCTACGACACAGCGCCGAAACCCGCGGCCGAACCGTTCGACCTCGCACTGGAACAACTCGAGTCCAGCCCAGAACGCGCGGTCTACATCGGGAACTCGCTCTCGTCAGACGTCGCGGGCGCTCGGACGGCTGGACTTCGGTCGGTGTGGATACCAGCGACCGGCGACGTGCCGCCGCAGCCAACTCCCGAACCGTCGCATACGCTGGGATCGCTCGAGGAGTTAGCGACGCCGCCGTGGTGA
- a CDS encoding HalOD1 output domain-containing protein: protein MQTECSPADGAADLQYDQTNDRYVFQHDPDGTALITTTIVHALSSIADTDVSQGEFSLYDSVDPDALNRLFASKADGTERSGGHVAFTALEHEIYVYANGDVIIYPPSEASAGRPRPHSRH from the coding sequence ATGCAAACGGAATGTTCACCCGCAGACGGCGCGGCCGATCTCCAGTACGACCAGACGAACGACCGGTACGTCTTCCAGCACGACCCCGACGGCACCGCGTTAATCACGACGACGATTGTTCACGCGCTCTCGTCGATTGCGGACACCGACGTCTCCCAGGGCGAGTTCTCCCTGTACGATAGCGTCGATCCCGACGCGCTCAATCGACTCTTCGCGTCGAAGGCGGACGGGACCGAGCGGTCCGGCGGCCACGTCGCGTTCACGGCACTCGAACACGAGATCTACGTGTACGCAAACGGTGACGTCATCATCTACCCGCCGTCCGAGGCGAGCGCAGGCCGACCACGTCCCCACTCGCGACACTAA
- a CDS encoding MTH1187 family thiamine-binding protein, with the protein MTVIALLSVAPVIEDSMSAEVAKAVDALEGYDVEYETNPMGTVIEAESTDELFAAAQAAHDAVDGDRVSTVLKIDDKRTREVSAAEKVDTVAAELGREPTSKSE; encoded by the coding sequence ATGACCGTAATCGCACTCCTGAGCGTCGCACCGGTGATCGAAGACAGCATGTCCGCGGAAGTCGCGAAGGCAGTCGACGCCCTGGAGGGATACGATGTCGAGTACGAGACGAATCCGATGGGAACCGTGATCGAAGCCGAGAGTACGGACGAACTCTTTGCGGCGGCGCAAGCCGCGCACGATGCTGTCGACGGTGACCGAGTGAGTACTGTCCTCAAAATAGACGACAAGCGCACGCGCGAGGTTTCCGCCGCCGAAAAGGTCGACACCGTCGCAGCCGAGCTGGGACGGGAGCCGACGAGCAAGAGCGAGTAG
- a CDS encoding VOC family protein — MPAPSPPSSSPSTPADAPSSQPEAHHVGITVDDLDTVLPFYRDVLGLSVVDEFSVAGDELATAIDVADASGTFVHLEGQDGNGSRIELVSFEPAARDAPAAGLNQPGATHIGLQVGDLDSFYANLDDEVTTLSEPRTTDSGTTILFLRDPEGNLVEVLES, encoded by the coding sequence ATGCCAGCGCCATCACCACCATCATCCTCGCCATCGACGCCAGCTGATGCGCCGTCCTCCCAGCCCGAAGCCCACCACGTCGGCATCACCGTCGACGACCTCGACACCGTCCTCCCGTTCTACCGCGATGTTCTCGGTCTCTCGGTCGTCGACGAGTTCAGTGTCGCCGGCGACGAACTCGCCACCGCCATCGACGTCGCGGACGCGAGCGGCACGTTCGTCCACCTCGAAGGCCAAGATGGGAACGGCTCCCGCATCGAACTCGTCTCGTTCGAACCCGCCGCTCGAGACGCACCGGCAGCAGGGCTCAACCAGCCCGGCGCGACCCACATCGGCCTTCAGGTCGGCGATCTCGACTCGTTCTACGCAAATCTGGACGACGAGGTCACGACACTGAGCGAGCCCCGAACGACCGACAGCGGAACGACGATTCTCTTCTTGCGCGATCCGGAGGGGAATCTCGTCGAAGTACTCGAGTCCTGA
- a CDS encoding putative RNA uridine N3 methyltransferase gives MTVSVLVPSSLTREAEDKREATRKLGYVARAATIFRVDRLIVYPDRDGDTGRFGDEFVSTVLRYAATPPYLRNEAWGMRDELEYVGVLPPLRATSQTGSESDGSGSLRQGIVTEVGPDQRVRVNCGLQHPISLNVPPKMAVSVGERVTIRISSRRPVRAKLVDEPLPGLTVERTDLQAALSREDAGVRIAASRFGAELTVGRLGTLAGHTERDTTRDGFTIAFGAPERGLPAILELEDTTVESLSAWPSWLAEDEDGVEPTSAVGDDDTVAAETDADAADPGGFDLWLNTVPDQGSDVVRTEEALFATLAPLSLRE, from the coding sequence ATGACCGTCAGCGTACTCGTGCCGTCGTCGCTCACTCGGGAGGCCGAGGACAAACGCGAGGCAACTCGCAAGCTTGGATACGTCGCCCGCGCGGCGACAATCTTCCGTGTTGACCGCCTCATCGTCTACCCAGATCGGGACGGCGATACGGGGCGATTCGGCGACGAATTCGTAAGCACCGTCTTGCGATACGCCGCAACGCCCCCCTACCTCCGCAACGAGGCATGGGGGATGCGCGACGAACTGGAGTATGTGGGCGTCCTGCCCCCACTCCGCGCCACGTCACAGACCGGCTCCGAATCAGACGGTTCGGGGTCGTTAAGACAAGGGATCGTGACCGAGGTCGGACCTGATCAACGCGTGCGGGTCAATTGCGGCTTGCAACACCCGATCTCCCTCAATGTACCGCCGAAAATGGCGGTCTCCGTGGGAGAGCGCGTGACTATCAGGATCTCTTCGCGACGACCGGTCCGGGCGAAACTCGTCGACGAGCCCCTCCCGGGGCTTACCGTCGAGCGGACGGACCTTCAGGCGGCTCTCAGCCGTGAGGACGCCGGCGTTCGAATTGCGGCTTCCCGATTCGGTGCAGAACTCACCGTCGGGCGGCTCGGAACGCTGGCCGGACACACAGAACGCGATACTACCCGCGACGGATTCACAATCGCGTTCGGTGCGCCCGAGAGAGGGCTGCCTGCCATCCTCGAACTCGAGGATACCACCGTCGAGTCGTTGTCGGCATGGCCATCGTGGCTGGCCGAGGACGAAGACGGAGTCGAACCCACATCGGCAGTCGGCGACGACGATACTGTCGCTGCAGAGACCGATGCAGATGCAGCCGATCCAGGAGGGTTCGACCTCTGGCTGAACACGGTTCCGGACCAGGGAAGCGACGTCGTGCGAACGGAAGAAGCTCTGTTCGCGACGCTCGCTCCCCTCTCACTCAGAGAGTGA
- the pyrF gene encoding orotidine-5'-phosphate decarboxylase, with the protein MNFFDRLHDRIRTVDSVVSVGLDPDLSRIPDHLAEYDLPRWAFNRRIIDATHEHAAVYKPNAAFYEDPDGWAALEETVAYAHGKGVPVLLDAKRADIGNTTRQYAQILEKVDAITVNPYMGRDSLQPFLADEESGVFILCRTSNPGGADIQDLELESGEPVYERVAALADLWNENDNVGLVVGATKPEELEELREQVPDLPFLVPGVGAQGGDAEAAVEFGLANGVGLVNSSRGIIFAGENSEAQSASNSRAAEPRDNDGEEFATASGQAAKRLKKRLNQYRD; encoded by the coding sequence ATGAACTTCTTCGACCGCCTGCACGACCGCATCCGCACGGTCGACAGCGTCGTCAGCGTCGGCCTCGATCCAGACCTGTCTCGCATTCCCGATCACCTCGCCGAGTACGACCTCCCGCGATGGGCGTTCAATCGCCGGATCATCGACGCGACCCACGAACACGCCGCGGTCTACAAACCGAACGCCGCCTTCTACGAGGACCCCGACGGCTGGGCCGCACTCGAGGAGACCGTCGCCTACGCCCATGGCAAGGGCGTGCCCGTTCTGCTCGACGCCAAGCGCGCGGATATCGGGAATACGACCCGCCAGTACGCTCAGATTCTCGAGAAGGTCGACGCGATCACGGTCAACCCCTACATGGGCCGGGACTCCCTGCAGCCGTTCCTCGCCGACGAGGAGTCGGGTGTCTTCATCCTCTGTCGCACGTCGAATCCCGGCGGCGCGGACATCCAGGATCTCGAACTCGAGTCCGGCGAGCCAGTGTACGAACGCGTCGCCGCGCTGGCGGATCTCTGGAACGAGAACGACAACGTCGGCCTCGTCGTCGGCGCGACGAAACCCGAGGAACTCGAAGAGCTCCGCGAGCAGGTGCCCGACCTGCCGTTCCTCGTCCCCGGCGTGGGCGCGCAGGGCGGCGACGCCGAGGCGGCCGTCGAGTTCGGACTGGCGAACGGCGTCGGGCTGGTGAACTCCTCGCGCGGTATCATTTTTGCGGGTGAAAATAGCGAGGCGCAAAGCGCCTCGAACAGTCGAGCGGCGGAGCCGCGAGACAACGATGGCGAGGAGTTCGCCACGGCGAGCGGTCAGGCGGCAAAGCGACTCAAGAAGCGGCTCAATCAGTACCGGGACTGA
- a CDS encoding 50S ribosomal protein L3: protein MPQPNAPRKGSLGFGPRQRASSEVPRFNSWPDDDGQPTLQGFAGYKAGMTHVVMVDDKSNSPTEGMEQTVPVTIVETPPMRAVALRAYEDTPYGKQPVTEVWTDEFVPELDRVLDLPGDDYDTDAAADELRGLLEEGRVDDVRVITHTVPGDVPSMPKKKPDVMETRVGGGSVEERVDYALELVEEDGGEHVMNDVFRAGEYVDASGVTKGKGTQGPVKRWGVQKRKGKHARQGWRRRIGNLGPWNPSRVRSTVPQQGQTGYHQRTELNKRLVDIGDGADATVDGGFVNYGEVDGPHVLIKGSLPGPNKRLVRFRPAIRPGDQPRLDPEVRYVSTASNQG from the coding sequence ATGCCACAACCAAACGCACCACGCAAAGGCTCACTCGGGTTCGGCCCACGACAGCGCGCCTCTTCGGAGGTTCCGCGCTTTAACTCGTGGCCGGACGACGACGGACAGCCGACGCTCCAGGGCTTCGCGGGCTACAAGGCCGGCATGACCCACGTTGTGATGGTCGACGACAAGTCGAACTCGCCGACCGAGGGAATGGAACAGACCGTTCCCGTCACGATCGTGGAGACGCCGCCAATGCGCGCCGTCGCCCTGCGTGCGTACGAAGACACGCCATACGGTAAGCAACCGGTCACCGAAGTCTGGACCGACGAGTTCGTTCCTGAACTCGACCGCGTCCTTGACCTTCCCGGTGACGACTATGACACCGACGCTGCCGCGGACGAGCTCCGCGGACTCCTCGAGGAGGGACGCGTCGACGACGTTCGCGTCATCACGCACACGGTTCCGGGGGACGTTCCCTCGATGCCGAAGAAGAAACCGGACGTGATGGAGACGCGCGTCGGCGGCGGCTCTGTTGAGGAGCGCGTCGACTACGCCCTCGAACTGGTCGAGGAAGACGGCGGCGAGCACGTCATGAACGACGTGTTCCGCGCCGGCGAGTACGTCGACGCCAGCGGTGTCACCAAAGGAAAGGGGACCCAGGGTCCCGTCAAACGCTGGGGCGTCCAGAAGCGCAAGGGCAAGCACGCCCGGCAGGGATGGCGCCGCCGCATTGGCAACCTTGGCCCCTGGAACCCGTCCCGCGTCCGGTCGACGGTCCCACAGCAGGGACAGACCGGCTACCACCAGCGGACGGAACTGAACAAGCGCCTCGTCGACATCGGCGACGGTGCTGACGCGACGGTCGACGGCGGCTTCGTCAACTACGGCGAAGTCGACGGACCGCACGTGCTGATCAAGGGCTCGCTCCCCGGGCCGAACAAGCGCCTCGTGCGCTTCCGCCCGGCGATCCGACCTGGAGACCAGCCACGCCTCGATCCCGAGGTTCGCTACGTCTCCACCGCATCTAACCAGGGATAA
- the rpl4p gene encoding 50S ribosomal protein L4, which translates to MEATVRDLDGSDAGSVDLPAVFDTQYRPDLIARAVRVAQANRKQDYGADEFAGKRTPAESFGSGRGMAHVPRQDGRARRVPQAVKGRKAHPPKAEKDWSESINTKEKKLAVRSAIAATTDAEIVAERGHAFDDDAEIPVVVSDEFEDLHKTQEVVEFLEAAGLEDDIKRADEGRSVRAGQGKARGRKYKTPTSILFVTSSETGPSRAARNLAGADVATAAEVNAEDLAPGAQPGRLTVWTESALEEVADR; encoded by the coding sequence ATGGAAGCAACAGTACGAGACCTGGACGGCTCCGACGCGGGTTCGGTCGACCTCCCGGCGGTCTTCGACACGCAGTACCGCCCGGACCTGATCGCCCGCGCCGTTCGCGTCGCCCAGGCAAACCGCAAACAGGACTACGGTGCCGACGAGTTCGCCGGCAAGCGAACGCCGGCCGAATCGTTCGGTAGCGGCCGCGGCATGGCCCACGTCCCACGACAGGACGGACGCGCACGACGCGTCCCGCAGGCTGTCAAGGGTCGTAAGGCACACCCGCCAAAGGCCGAGAAGGACTGGTCTGAATCGATCAACACGAAAGAGAAGAAACTGGCCGTTCGCAGCGCTATCGCTGCGACGACCGACGCCGAAATCGTCGCCGAGCGCGGTCACGCGTTCGACGACGACGCCGAGATTCCGGTCGTCGTCTCCGACGAGTTCGAAGACCTCCACAAGACGCAGGAGGTTGTCGAGTTCCTCGAGGCAGCAGGCCTCGAAGACGACATCAAGCGCGCAGACGAGGGTCGAAGCGTCCGCGCCGGACAGGGGAAAGCCCGTGGCCGGAAGTACAAGACGCCGACGTCGATCCTCTTCGTCACGTCGAGCGAGACCGGCCCATCCCGTGCGGCCCGGAACCTCGCCGGCGCAGACGTTGCGACGGCCGCCGAGGTCAACGCAGAAGACCTCGCCCCTGGCGCACAGCCAGGTCGACTGACCGTCTGGACCGAAAGCGCACTCGAGGAGGTGGCTGACCGATGA
- a CDS encoding methylglyoxal synthase: MGRIALIAHDEKKPALIEFATRHESTLTDCDLVATGTTGKRLQEETDLEVERKESGPYGGDLMIGAEVAADELDGIVFLRDPLRAQPHEPDISALLRICDVHDVALATNLASAELLVEGLLE; the protein is encoded by the coding sequence ATGGGCCGCATTGCACTAATCGCGCACGACGAAAAGAAACCCGCACTGATCGAGTTCGCGACGCGTCACGAGTCGACGCTCACCGACTGCGACCTCGTCGCGACCGGCACGACGGGCAAGCGGCTGCAGGAGGAGACTGACCTCGAGGTCGAACGCAAGGAGTCCGGCCCCTACGGCGGCGACCTGATGATCGGTGCCGAAGTCGCCGCGGACGAACTCGACGGCATCGTCTTCCTGCGCGACCCGCTTCGCGCCCAGCCCCACGAACCCGACATCTCGGCACTGCTGCGCATCTGTGACGTCCACGACGTTGCCCTCGCGACCAACCTCGCGTCGGCGGAGTTGCTAGTCGAGGGGTTACTCGAGTAA
- a CDS encoding cation:proton antiporter codes for MSLGGIALATDFALLIVAAAVLSYVARLTGQPTIVAYILTGVVVGPIGLGIVGEDQLIEILSELGLGFLLFLLGIEMRFDDIKEIMRPVGVIAVGQAVLQAIASTAVALALEFTLFQSLMLALATTFGATPIIVKVLGDKGDLKTLYGKADVGILIFQDIYLVLALAILAVGTVDDTAEIATSIGRVLILMALIGLVAYAASKYVLPSLLRASAANKSTLFTVGIAWAFVFIFAAEALELSVELGAFIAGLSLAQLPYSTELKERMRPATNFFIAVFFASIALQMERGQLLAYWQEALLACAALLVINFAIVFGLFYSQRFDMETSFLGTISMLQVSEFSVVLGALAVNEGFVEEGILGFLSLMALVTMPISTYYVRYNREIFARVEPYLSRFEREDTIEAAPVEYEDHAVIVGYNRFTAELATLLEDTVEDVVVVEDGAEYVEELAEGDHEFIFGNARHGEIRQEANVAEADVLVSVATRDDVNRRLVEETPETISIVRATTEESAQRLRDDGADYVVETAGLVGTELAELLATFDDREAFDQRLAELSERARSETLRANESVEPTAASRDGGRDRTRHRDDDRDRRNDENGGETDV; via the coding sequence ATGTCGCTCGGAGGAATCGCACTCGCAACGGACTTCGCGTTGCTCATCGTCGCCGCCGCCGTTCTCAGCTACGTCGCCAGGCTGACCGGCCAGCCCACGATCGTCGCGTACATCCTGACCGGTGTCGTCGTCGGACCGATCGGGCTCGGCATCGTCGGGGAGGACCAGCTGATCGAGATCCTCTCCGAACTCGGGCTTGGCTTCCTGCTGTTCTTGCTTGGGATCGAGATGCGATTCGACGACATCAAGGAGATCATGCGCCCCGTCGGCGTAATCGCTGTCGGCCAGGCGGTGTTGCAGGCAATCGCCTCGACCGCAGTCGCACTCGCCCTCGAGTTCACACTCTTTCAATCGCTGATGCTCGCACTCGCCACGACGTTCGGCGCGACGCCGATCATCGTCAAGGTGCTCGGCGACAAGGGCGACCTCAAGACGCTGTACGGCAAGGCAGACGTCGGCATCCTCATCTTCCAGGACATCTACCTCGTGCTGGCGCTCGCGATTCTCGCCGTCGGCACCGTCGACGATACCGCCGAAATCGCTACGAGCATCGGCCGGGTGCTCATCCTGATGGCCCTCATCGGCCTCGTCGCCTATGCCGCCAGCAAGTACGTCCTTCCGTCATTACTGCGGGCGAGTGCCGCAAACAAGAGCACGCTGTTCACCGTCGGCATCGCCTGGGCGTTCGTCTTCATCTTCGCCGCGGAGGCACTCGAGTTGTCAGTCGAACTGGGCGCGTTCATCGCGGGCCTCTCGCTGGCACAGCTTCCCTACAGCACGGAACTCAAAGAGCGGATGCGACCGGCGACGAACTTCTTCATCGCCGTCTTCTTCGCGAGCATCGCGTTACAGATGGAGCGCGGCCAGTTGCTCGCCTACTGGCAGGAGGCACTGCTCGCGTGTGCGGCGCTGCTCGTGATCAACTTCGCCATCGTCTTCGGGCTGTTCTACAGCCAGCGCTTCGACATGGAAACGTCGTTCCTCGGCACCATCTCGATGTTGCAGGTGAGCGAGTTCTCCGTCGTCCTCGGGGCGCTCGCGGTCAACGAGGGATTCGTCGAGGAGGGGATCCTCGGCTTTCTCAGCCTGATGGCGCTGGTGACGATGCCGATTTCGACGTATTACGTTCGCTACAACCGAGAGATCTTCGCGCGAGTCGAGCCGTACCTTTCGCGGTTCGAGCGTGAGGACACCATCGAAGCTGCTCCCGTGGAGTACGAGGACCACGCCGTCATCGTCGGCTACAACCGATTCACCGCAGAACTCGCGACGCTACTCGAGGATACCGTCGAAGACGTGGTCGTCGTCGAGGACGGCGCGGAGTACGTCGAGGAACTTGCCGAAGGCGACCACGAGTTCATCTTCGGGAACGCCAGACACGGCGAGATCAGACAGGAGGCGAACGTCGCCGAGGCGGACGTGCTCGTAAGCGTCGCTACGCGGGACGACGTCAACCGGCGGCTGGTCGAGGAGACGCCCGAGACGATCTCGATCGTGCGAGCGACCACCGAGGAGTCAGCACAACGGCTTCGCGACGACGGTGCGGACTACGTCGTCGAGACCGCTGGGCTCGTCGGCACTGAACTCGCCGAGTTGCTCGCAACGTTCGACGACCGCGAAGCGTTCGACCAGCGGCTGGCAGAACTGTCGGAGCGAGCGCGAAGCGAAACCCTACGGGCGAACGAGTCGGTCGAGCCGACTGCTGCCAGTCGCGACGGCGGCCGGGATCGAACCCGCCACCGCGACGACGACCGGGATCGGCGAAACGACGAAAACGGGGGTGAGACCGATGTATGA
- a CDS encoding heavy-metal-associated domain-containing protein: MEQTTLEVTGMSCGGCESNVIDAVEALEGVSSVTANHEADEVRVEHDEAAIDESTIADTIADAGYEPAV, translated from the coding sequence ATGGAACAGACGACACTCGAGGTAACCGGCATGTCCTGCGGTGGCTGTGAATCGAACGTCATCGACGCCGTCGAGGCACTCGAAGGCGTCTCGTCGGTGACGGCGAACCACGAGGCAGACGAGGTTCGCGTCGAACACGACGAGGCGGCTATCGACGAGTCGACGATCGCAGACACGATCGCCGACGCTGGCTACGAGCCGGCGGTCTGA